The window GCGACTTACATCACAGACGACGGCCGCAACCTCATGGGCTACCTGGGCAGCCAGTGCGCGGTGGTCTGGAGCCCGCAGGGGCGGGACGAGGGTACGAACACCACCGATCAGACGTGGTCGACGATCGCCACACCGGTGCTCTACGTCACCGGGACGGAGGATACCGGCGACCGCACGGGTGATGACGCCGACTGGCGCCTGGAGCCGTTTGAGCGCGGCAGCACGAAGCCTAGGGGTTTGGCGGTAGGCGAGGGCATCGATCACCAGATCGCGGGCCTGACGGGCCGTGGTGAGCTCGACGCCGAGGCAGCTGAGGCGATTGCAGATCTCTGCGCGGCGTTCGTGCTGCGCTACTGCGATGGGTCTTGGCGCACGCGTGCAGCGTGGTGGCTGCAGCGCATGCGGCCGAGCAGGGTTTTCTCTCGACTTGAATGGGTGAAGTGATGATCAATCTAATCCGATCGGCTATCGGCCCAATCATCAAGCCGCTGATCGATCGCATTCCCGATCCGAACGAACGTGCCCGTGCCGCTGAGGACATCGAGA of the Pseudomonadota bacterium genome contains:
- a CDS encoding alpha/beta family hydrolase, whose protein sequence is MNTIALRSGRVAEIAVSYPTGQPRCVLSWAAGRGGDEESYQPLADAMTARGIAFVRCNFADSRENDPSERDRINWPQRIEDFEEIVERSPEYLGLKIARLPFAVGGHSWGAQMALQQSAATYITDDGRNLMGYLGSQCAVVWSPQGRDEGTNTTDQTWSTIATPVLYVTGTEDTGDRTGDDADWRLEPFERGSTKPRGLAVGEGIDHQIAGLTGRGELDAEAAEAIADLCAAFVLRYCDGSWRTRAAWWLQRMRPSRVFSRLEWVK